From the genome of bacterium, one region includes:
- a CDS encoding HNH endonuclease signature motif containing protein, with product MAWKIKIAFSEKKKKMVWSKHPDSCAYCLKEIHYDDHGKCQANPPETAWEIEHDVPETDDYWKITGKDPHNIDNLWPVCCDCNDTKDELWGYEYLDILKSEGIMCDEAVYGEILSIAAIRKTELLDE from the coding sequence ATGGCTTGGAAGATAAAAATAGCTTTTTCGGAAAAAAAGAAAAAAATGGTGTGGAGTAAACATCCAGATAGTTGTGCTTATTGTTTAAAAGAAATACATTACGACGATCACGGTAAGTGTCAAGCTAATCCACCTGAGACAGCATGGGAAATAGAACATGATGTACCTGAAACTGATGACTATTGGAAAATAACAGGTAAAGATCCTCATAATATAGACAATCTATGGCCGGTTTGTTGTGATTGTAATGATACGAAAGACGAACTATGGGGGTATGAGTATTTAGATATTCTCAAGAGTGAGGGAATTATGTGTGACGAAGCTGTGTATGGAGAAATATTATCAATTGCTGCAATTAGGAAGACAGAATTGTTAGATGAATAG